A stretch of Sulfurimonas xiamenensis DNA encodes these proteins:
- a CDS encoding arsenate reductase ArsC → MSKKVLVLCTGNSCRSIIAEALINQNIESVEAYSAGVKATNKVNPNAKRVLKENGAWRESYHSKTLDEVLDIEFDLVVTVCDNAKESCPLFPNKAKVVHVGFADPDGKEYEEFVKTFDAIKTALLPVVKTELF, encoded by the coding sequence GTGAGTAAAAAAGTTTTGGTATTATGTACAGGAAACAGCTGCCGCTCAATAATTGCAGAAGCATTGATAAATCAAAATATCGAAAGTGTAGAGGCATATAGCGCCGGTGTTAAGGCAACCAACAAAGTAAATCCTAATGCAAAAAGAGTCTTAAAAGAAAACGGTGCATGGAGAGAGAGCTATCACTCAAAAACTCTTGATGAAGTTTTAGATATAGAGTTTGACCTCGTCGTTACGGTCTGTGACAATGCCAAAGAGAGCTGTCCTCTTTTTCCAAATAAAGCAAAAGTAGTACATGTGGGCTTTGCTGATCCTGATGGAAAAGAGTACGAAGAGTTTGTTAAAACTTTTGACGCTATTAAAACTGCTCTGCTTCCAGTAGTAAAAACCGAGCTCTTTTAA
- a CDS encoding ArsR/SmtB family transcription factor, with the protein MDIFLNTIGAVNDKTRVEILHFIDKYKEVCVCDIENSFDMIQSRISRHLKILKDAGFLKVERRGRWAHYSIRTPLDEFRQSILKEINSLGIVLPILKRGCKSE; encoded by the coding sequence ATGGATATTTTTTTAAATACGATAGGCGCTGTAAACGACAAGACAAGAGTTGAAATTTTGCACTTTATAGATAAATACAAAGAAGTTTGTGTCTGCGATATAGAAAACTCTTTTGATATGATCCAGTCGCGTATATCAAGACATCTAAAAATCTTAAAAGATGCAGGTTTTTTAAAAGTAGAGAGACGCGGCAGATGGGCACACTACAGCATTAGAACACCATTAGATGAGTTTAGACAATCGATTTTAAAAGAGATAAACTCTTTAGGAATTGTATTGCCGATTTTAAAAAGAGGATGTAAAAGTGAGTAA
- a CDS encoding glucosaminidase domain-containing protein yields MKFLYENTLLIFLVMLLLFFLSTFFSQSKIEEVEKIKQIEKIKQIEKAEKIKKEKKKSANKAASVEQKKKQFNTLIIPAINSVHNELQTQYEEIAQNLENDEYKEKISELKEYYGVESDEELLMALKPHPVSISIAQAAMESAWAKSRFFVEANNLYGIWSFNKNEPRIAAVQQRGSRTIWLKKYSDIKDSIRDYYKTLARSYAYKDFRELKMQTDDPYILIEKLDSYSEIGEKYAENLSEIIRYNKFYLYDR; encoded by the coding sequence TTGAAATTTTTATATGAAAACACACTTTTAATTTTTTTAGTAATGCTGCTTCTTTTCTTTTTAAGCACTTTTTTTTCACAATCTAAAATTGAAGAAGTTGAAAAAATAAAACAAATTGAAAAAATAAAACAAATTGAAAAAGCTGAAAAAATCAAGAAAGAGAAGAAAAAATCCGCAAACAAAGCAGCAAGCGTAGAACAGAAAAAGAAGCAATTTAACACCTTGATAATACCTGCAATAAATTCGGTACATAATGAACTTCAAACGCAATATGAAGAGATTGCTCAAAATTTAGAAAATGATGAATACAAAGAAAAAATTTCAGAGCTAAAAGAGTATTATGGAGTAGAGAGTGATGAAGAGCTGCTTATGGCACTTAAACCCCATCCTGTAAGCATTTCTATCGCTCAAGCTGCCATGGAGAGCGCCTGGGCAAAATCAAGATTTTTTGTAGAAGCAAATAATCTGTACGGCATCTGGTCTTTTAACAAAAACGAGCCAAGAATTGCAGCAGTACAGCAAAGAGGCAGCAGAACAATTTGGCTTAAAAAATATTCCGATATTAAAGATTCGATAAGAGATTACTACAAAACACTTGCCCGCTCTTACGCATATAAAGATTTTAGAGAGCTAAAGATGCAGACTGATGATCCATATATATTAATAGAAAAATTGGACAGCTACTCTGAAATAGGCGAAAAATATGCAGAAAACTTAAGCGAAATCATCAGATACAATAAATTTTATCTCTACGACAGATAA
- a CDS encoding SPL family radical SAM protein, translated as MNSYLDKFNEAIKNTVFYKLTSNEQDFIKLKSLELKFSFSEIKQIIDIARDLEMWNEKSIIEFFPDHTQKKVVFSRLIKAYNALREKPNSYKNFKLKNSAKEQKFHFKTEKKEGFGLGLCPVASEKTRCCNLLTLDAVESCGFDCSYCSIQSFYNQNTITFDSSFAAKLKNLNLEKNRTYHIGTGQASDSLMWGNREGILDALFEFARENKNVILEFKTKSDNISYLLENEVPKNILCTWSLNTPTIIQNEEHLTASLDKRINAARKVADKGVKVGFHFHPIVEYENYLSEYEEIYKRLLKEFQAYEVALVSFGTLTFIKPVIKQLRNREFRSKITQMPFEDASGKSSYPYDIKVEMFKHAYNSFAPWHKEVFFYLCMEEHEMWKETFGYQYATNNDFERAMLGAYAKKLNMEFLI; from the coding sequence ATGAATTCATATTTAGATAAATTTAATGAGGCTATAAAAAATACAGTTTTTTATAAACTTACCTCAAATGAGCAAGATTTTATAAAACTAAAATCACTTGAGCTAAAATTTTCATTTTCTGAAATTAAACAGATTATTGACATTGCTAGAGACTTAGAGATGTGGAATGAAAAAAGTATTATAGAGTTTTTTCCGGATCACACTCAAAAAAAAGTTGTTTTTTCAAGACTTATAAAAGCATATAATGCATTAAGAGAAAAACCTAACTCTTATAAAAATTTTAAACTTAAAAACAGTGCAAAAGAGCAGAAGTTTCATTTTAAAACTGAGAAAAAAGAGGGTTTTGGTCTAGGACTCTGTCCGGTGGCCAGCGAAAAAACAAGATGCTGCAACCTTTTGACTCTTGACGCTGTTGAGAGCTGCGGATTTGACTGTTCCTACTGCTCTATACAATCTTTTTACAATCAAAACACCATAACTTTTGACAGCAGTTTTGCAGCAAAACTAAAAAATTTAAATCTTGAAAAAAACAGAACATATCACATTGGAACAGGACAGGCTTCTGATTCGCTTATGTGGGGAAACAGAGAGGGCATTTTAGATGCTTTGTTTGAATTTGCAAGAGAAAACAAAAATGTAATTTTAGAGTTTAAAACAAAATCAGACAACATAAGCTATCTTCTGGAAAATGAAGTGCCAAAAAATATTTTATGCACCTGGTCACTTAACACGCCTACTATTATACAAAACGAGGAGCATTTGACGGCTTCGCTTGATAAACGCATCAATGCTGCCAGAAAAGTAGCAGACAAAGGGGTGAAAGTAGGTTTTCATTTTCATCCGATTGTTGAATATGAGAACTATTTAAGTGAATACGAAGAGATCTATAAACGATTACTCAAAGAGTTTCAGGCTTATGAAGTCGCACTTGTTAGTTTTGGTACGCTGACATTTATAAAACCTGTGATTAAGCAGCTAAGAAATAGAGAGTTTAGAAGCAAAATCACCCAAATGCCTTTTGAGGATGCAAGTGGCAAAAGCTCCTACCCGTATGACATAAAAGTAGAGATGTTTAAACATGCTTATAACAGTTTTGCGCCATGGCATAAAGAGGTATTTTTCTATCTCTGCATGGAAGAGCATGAAATGTGGAAGGAAACATTTGGTTACCAATATGCAACCAACAATGATTTTGAAAGAGCCATGCTGGGAGCCTATGCTAAAAAATTAAATATGGAGTTTTTAATTTGA
- a CDS encoding sensor histidine kinase has translation MSKSLRLKLLFYFFITNVIVLFVYGAFIYNTAKKGVLNTTDTQLKMISIDVIPDFKKEGYDDASNMANELIEEFSIEPLFVKIIYYNKKSKKIEHETLSSKIHSWLFDIPLNEIGHVGSIYYFDKNSYRTSSMLIFEKEDTKVFIQLAMKKDIESPYLKQLLLGLIIATPIVLIIFSIIANILISRILSPVKEVITSVKSISAQNLSKRVSTNNIPSEIKDLISTFNQLLNNLEDSFNKVTDFSNNASHELKTPLTVIRGEIEVALKHEREPQEYKEILKDILEESIAIEKIINQLLFLAKKNTSELKNDFKELYLDEVIMDTILQIKKFALTKNIAIEAKKIIPATIYANETLLKIAISNILKNAVIYSPKNSKIDIYMDENDNEYILKIKDNGYGIEEKDLPHIFEKFYKADKIRSRKEGGSGLGLAIVKMILDIHHYNIEVKSKVNIGTNVSIKITK, from the coding sequence ATGTCTAAAAGTCTAAGATTAAAACTGCTTTTTTATTTTTTTATTACAAATGTAATTGTTCTATTTGTTTACGGCGCTTTTATCTATAATACGGCAAAAAAAGGTGTTTTAAATACCACGGACACCCAGTTAAAGATGATCTCTATCGATGTTATACCCGATTTTAAAAAAGAGGGTTATGATGATGCTTCTAACATGGCAAACGAACTTATAGAAGAGTTTTCTATAGAGCCTCTTTTTGTAAAAATTATCTATTACAACAAAAAAAGCAAAAAAATAGAGCATGAAACACTCTCTTCAAAAATTCACAGCTGGCTCTTTGATATACCTCTAAATGAGATTGGACATGTGGGGAGTATATACTATTTTGATAAAAACTCTTATCGCACAAGCTCTATGCTTATTTTTGAAAAAGAAGATACCAAAGTTTTTATTCAGCTTGCCATGAAAAAGGATATTGAATCTCCCTATCTAAAACAGCTTCTGCTCGGTCTTATTATTGCAACTCCTATTGTTTTGATTATATTTTCAATTATTGCAAACATACTAATAAGCAGAATACTCTCTCCTGTTAAAGAGGTTATAACTTCGGTTAAATCTATATCAGCGCAAAATTTATCAAAACGAGTAAGTACAAATAATATCCCAAGCGAAATTAAAGATCTTATTTCTACTTTCAACCAGCTTTTAAACAATCTCGAAGACTCTTTTAATAAAGTAACAGATTTTAGCAATAACGCCTCCCATGAACTCAAAACCCCGCTAACCGTTATCCGCGGGGAAATTGAAGTTGCTCTTAAACATGAGAGAGAACCTCAAGAGTATAAAGAGATTTTAAAAGATATATTAGAAGAGAGCATTGCTATAGAAAAAATAATCAATCAGCTGCTATTTCTTGCTAAAAAGAATACAAGCGAATTAAAAAACGATTTTAAAGAACTATATTTAGATGAAGTAATCATGGATACTATATTGCAGATAAAAAAATTTGCCCTGACAAAAAACATAGCTATTGAAGCTAAAAAAATTATCCCCGCAACAATCTACGCAAACGAAACTCTCTTAAAAATTGCTATTAGCAACATACTTAAAAACGCGGTTATCTACAGTCCAAAAAACTCTAAAATAGATATCTACATGGATGAAAATGATAATGAATACATCTTAAAAATCAAAGACAACGGTTATGGAATAGAAGAAAAAGATTTGCCGCATATTTTTGAGAAGTTTTACAAAGCCGACAAAATTCGTTCGCGAAAAGAGGGAGGAAGCGGCCTGGGTCTTGCGATTGTTAAAATGATTTTAGATATCCACCATTACAATATTGAAGTTAAAAGTAAAGTTAATATAGGTACAAATGTATCAATAAAAATAACAAAATAA
- a CDS encoding response regulator, translated as MRILVVEDDEKIASFIKKGLQEESYSVDVTDNGYEAVYLIETNSYDVILLDLMIHGLNGIDVCKNIRSKNIATPVIMLTARDKVEDKIDGLDSGADDYLTKPFAFEELLARIRAKLRNPSTTSNIITVADLTIDTTHHEVKRADKKIKLTAKEYALLEFLARNSKKLLSETVIKENLSDMEQESMSNIINVYIYRLRNKIDKDFDLKLIHTVRGLGYMLSDQDV; from the coding sequence TCAAGAAGAGTCTTACAGCGTCGATGTTACAGACAACGGATATGAAGCTGTTTATCTTATAGAGACAAACTCTTATGATGTTATTTTGCTCGATTTAATGATTCACGGTTTAAACGGCATTGATGTATGCAAAAATATAAGAAGCAAAAATATAGCTACCCCTGTTATCATGTTAACGGCAAGAGACAAAGTAGAAGATAAGATAGACGGTCTTGACAGCGGCGCGGATGATTACCTGACAAAACCGTTTGCCTTTGAAGAGCTCCTGGCTCGTATCCGGGCAAAACTACGAAACCCCTCAACTACTTCAAATATCATAACGGTTGCAGATTTAACAATAGACACCACACACCATGAGGTCAAGCGGGCAGATAAAAAGATAAAATTGACTGCAAAAGAGTATGCATTATTGGAGTTTTTGGCAAGAAACAGCAAAAAGCTCTTAAGTGAAACAGTTATAAAAGAGAATCTAAGCGACATGGAACAGGAGAGTATGAGCAATATTATAAATGTTTACATCTACAGGCTGAGAAACAAAATAGACAAAGATTTTGACCTGAAACTTATACATACCGTACGAGGTTTAGGCTACATGCTAAGCGATCAAGATGTCTAA